Within the Pirellulales bacterium genome, the region GTCGGCACGCCGATTTTTTGGCCGCCGTCGAAGAGGAGCTGGCTTTGCACCCGCCCGGCGCGCCGTTGCGGCTGCTGCTTGCGGAAGACACCATCGCCAATCACCGCTTTTTCACGTCGGTTCTGGCCGAGCGCGGCCACAAGGTCGTGGCGGTCTCGAATGGGCAGGAGGCTCTGCGGGCGTTTGGGTCGCACGGTGGGGACACGGGTTTCGATCTGGCCCTGATCGATCTGGAGATGCCGGTCATGAACGGTTGGCAAACGGCCGCCGCTCTGCGTCAGCTCGACGCCTTCCGGGTCCGCCCGGTGCCTCTGGTGGCGCTGACGGCACACCGCACCGATGCCGCCGGCGAGTTGGCTCACGCGCCTTTGTTCGATGCGGCGATCACCAAACCCTGCGAGTTGGGCTACTTCTACCGAGTTATTGAGACGCTGGCGAGGGGGAGCAAGTCCGCCGGCGACCCAGTTACGGATGATGCGCTCGCTGACAGCCCGTCGAGCAAAGAGCGCGTGGACTATCGCGGCACGCTTCGCCGCCTAGGGGGCAATCGGTCATTGTTCTGCGATTTGGTGCGGTTTTACCTGGAAGACGCGCCGGTGGTCTTGGCGGCGTTGGCCAGCGCGCTTGAGCGCCGCGACCCGCCCAGTGTGGAGCGCGCGGCACACAGCCTCAAAGGCCTCGTGGCGAACTTCGGCGCCAGGGACGCCGCGCTCTTGGCGGCCGACTTGCAACGCCTCGGCCACGAGGGCGATTTGAGCGAAGCGGTGGCGATCTACGAGCAGTTGGAGCGCGAAGTACACCTGGCGCGCCGGGAACTGGAAGGCTATCAGACGGCATTGCAATCGAACGAACCGAACCCCTAGCGTGCCAGGCCTGCGACTCGAAATCTACCGTCACGACCGGCTCGTTCACGCCGACGAGATCCATCGACCCGTCGAGCTGGGCCGACAGCAAGCGCCGCGCGAACCGCTCTTTCACAGCCAGCCGGGCGCCAGCGCCGACCGGCTGGTGGTGGCCCCGATCGAAGAGCGCACCGTCTCGCGCCGGCACCTGCTCGTCGAGCCGCTGACCTTCGACCGGCTGAGGATCACCAATCTTACCGATAAGGGAACGGTGCAGCTCGACGACCTGCTGATGGAGCCCGGCGCCACGCGCGAACTGGACATGCCTTATCAGTTGAACGTCGGCGATTATCAGGTGCGGTTCGTGCCCGTGCAGGAAGCCACGGTCAACCTCCGGACCCCGCCATCCACCGAGGAGTCGCCCCTGATCAAGTCCGAGTTGCTCTCGGTGCCCTTGGTCGATCTGGCCCTGCTGGGCCCCCACCAGTCCGAATCGTTGCTCGCCTGGCTGCAGGAGATCACCGTGCTGCTGCAAAGCGCCGCGCACTCGGAAGATTTCTTTCAGCGCGCGGCCGCGGCGGTCGTCAAGCTGGTGGGACTCGACACCGGCCGTGTCTTGCTCTACGAAGAAAACGGCTGGCAGACCATCGCCAGCAGCACCCGGACGCAAGCTGTCGCGTGCCCGGTCCAGCGCGAGCCGAGCCATCGAATGCTCGAAAACATGCGTACTCAAAGACGGACGATGACCCGGCAAGGGACGGGCATGTCCAATGCCCGCGGCAGCCTGATGGACGTGGAGGCCGTCGTCGTCTCGCCCATCGTCGACCGCGACGGCGAAGTGATCGGCGCCCTCTACGGCGACCGGGTCCGCGGCGCAAGTCCCACGGCGGCCCCGGAAATCACCCACGCCGACGTGCTGTTGATGGAAACGCTGGCCTGCGGCGTCGGCGCGGGGTTGGCGCGGCTGGAGCAGGAGCATGCGGCGATCGAAGCGCAGGTGCGGTTCGAGCAGTTCTTCACGCCCGAACTGGCCAAGCAGCTCATGGTCGACCCCAACCTGCTGGCCGGCCGCGACACCGACGTGACGCTCCTGTTCTGCGACATTCGCGGCTTCAGCGGCATCTCGGAGCGGCTGGGGGCGGCGGGCACGATGCAGTGGATCAACGACGTGCTCGGCACGCTCTCGGAGTGCGTGCTCAGGCATCAGGGCGTGCTGGTCGATTACATCGGCGACGAGATGATCGCCATGTGGGGCGCGCCGGTGGAGCAGCCCGACCATGCCCGGCTCGCTTGCCGGGCGGCCGTTGAGATTTGGCAAACCATGCCCCAGATCAGCCAGCGCTGGCAAGAGCGGCTGGGCGCCGAAACCCGCGTCGGCATCGGCATCAACACCGGCCTGGCCCGCGTGGGCAACATCGGCAGCCAGCGCAAGTTCAAATACGGCGCGCTGGGCAACACCGTGAATCTTTGCAGCCGGGTGCAAGGAGCGACGAAGTACCTGCAGACGGGCATTCTGCTCACGGCCCAGACGCGCGCGCGGCTCGACGAGAGCTTCGCCGTGCGGCGGCTGTGCCAAGCGCGGGTGGTGAATATCGCCGAGCCCGTGACGCTTTTTGAGTTGAAGGCGTCGCCCGGCGAGACCTGGGCGGAGTTGTGTCAGCGGTACGAAGAAGCGCTCGACGAGTTCGACCGGCAGCATTGCGAACAGGCGATGTCGCTGCTGCGGGACTTGCTCAACAAGTTTCCCGACGACGGCCCGTCGCTGGTCTTGCTGTCGCGGGCGGTGCCGTTGCGCGACTGCGTCGGAGAGTTCAGTCCGGTCTGGGAATTGCCGGGGAAATAGGGCGAGTCGCGTAGCAGAATTCGCGCGAATTCC harbors:
- a CDS encoding response regulator, which translates into the protein MTRRLLEHLNHELRSPMTVVVGLTDLMSLAPASAEQGQFLQSVKLAAESLLRILDEAVDLSRLEVGALELNEGAFSLADVVAQAHEALSQTSAPIELAVAIDESVPPRLVGDADRVRQVLVALARSAGKFRTGRAYQLRISAGPALEGKLILHFALGDPERTFEACDAHDCGGQFLSPAYFAERGYAGPGLALPVAAGLAQLMGGHLWMTERPDSPVLFRLMARFGLPDSRRHADFLAAVEEELALHPPGAPLRLLLAEDTIANHRFFTSVLAERGHKVVAVSNGQEALRAFGSHGGDTGFDLALIDLEMPVMNGWQTAAALRQLDAFRVRPVPLVALTAHRTDAAGELAHAPLFDAAITKPCELGYFYRVIETLARGSKSAGDPVTDDALADSPSSKERVDYRGTLRRLGGNRSLFCDLVRFYLEDAPVVLAALASALERRDPPSVERAAHSLKGLVANFGARDAALLAADLQRLGHEGDLSEAVAIYEQLEREVHLARRELEGYQTALQSNEPNP
- a CDS encoding adenylate/guanylate cyclase domain-containing protein, with amino-acid sequence MPGLRLEIYRHDRLVHADEIHRPVELGRQQAPREPLFHSQPGASADRLVVAPIEERTVSRRHLLVEPLTFDRLRITNLTDKGTVQLDDLLMEPGATRELDMPYQLNVGDYQVRFVPVQEATVNLRTPPSTEESPLIKSELLSVPLVDLALLGPHQSESLLAWLQEITVLLQSAAHSEDFFQRAAAAVVKLVGLDTGRVLLYEENGWQTIASSTRTQAVACPVQREPSHRMLENMRTQRRTMTRQGTGMSNARGSLMDVEAVVVSPIVDRDGEVIGALYGDRVRGASPTAAPEITHADVLLMETLACGVGAGLARLEQEHAAIEAQVRFEQFFTPELAKQLMVDPNLLAGRDTDVTLLFCDIRGFSGISERLGAAGTMQWINDVLGTLSECVLRHQGVLVDYIGDEMIAMWGAPVEQPDHARLACRAAVEIWQTMPQISQRWQERLGAETRVGIGINTGLARVGNIGSQRKFKYGALGNTVNLCSRVQGATKYLQTGILLTAQTRARLDESFAVRRLCQARVVNIAEPVTLFELKASPGETWAELCQRYEEALDEFDRQHCEQAMSLLRDLLNKFPDDGPSLVLLSRAVPLRDCVGEFSPVWELPGK